The Cetobacterium sp. ZOR0034 genome has a segment encoding these proteins:
- a CDS encoding regulatory protein RecX, which produces MKNNYLFENGLNIGLNNEIVNKYDLKKREELSHEEYLQVLELAALSTSYYYLAKRDYSKKEIYTKLVQKYWEKAVVLKVVERLEELDYINDIEFAQNFVKNRKGGRKKLEYDLRLKGISPDIIKESLNIYEDDDELEELSKAWDKLGNRDDQKKIASLMRKGYSYGDIKKIMTRKQEEEC; this is translated from the coding sequence TTGAAGAATAATTATCTCTTTGAAAATGGTTTAAATATTGGCTTGAATAATGAAATAGTAAATAAATATGATTTAAAAAAGAGAGAGGAGCTATCTCACGAGGAATACTTACAAGTGTTAGAGTTAGCTGCTCTCTCTACTTCATATTATTATTTAGCCAAAAGAGATTATAGTAAAAAAGAGATTTATACAAAACTTGTACAAAAATATTGGGAAAAAGCAGTAGTTTTAAAAGTAGTAGAAAGATTAGAGGAGCTAGATTATATCAACGATATAGAATTTGCTCAAAATTTTGTTAAAAATAGAAAAGGTGGAAGAAAAAAGCTTGAATATGATCTCAGATTAAAAGGTATTTCACCAGATATAATAAAAGAAAGTTTAAATATATATGAAGATGATGATGAATTAGAGGAGTTATCGAAGGCTTGGGATAAGCTTGGAAATAGAGATGATCAAAAAAAGATAGCTTCATTAATGAGAAAAGGTTATTCTTACGGAGATATAAAAAAGATTATGACTAGAAAACAGGAGGAAGAATGTTAA
- the dusB gene encoding tRNA dihydrouridine synthase DusB, translating to MKIYIAPLAGVTDYTFRGILEEYKPDLMFTEMVSINALEMENEKTLNQILRIREGEAVQIFGRDVDKMVHSAKYITEKLGVKHIDVNAGCPVNKIIKNGYGAALLEDPDHIKKILCEIRANIADDVDLSLKTRVGYKGLKQHKLVGQIAEEAGCKHITIHGRTREQMYSGTADWELIKEVKESVNIEVIGNGDIFTADDAYEKVKYSGVDGIMLARGICGNPWLIKQIKEKFETGDVQTVLTPEMRLDMAIKHTLQAKLDNPDKKFLFELRKHLCWYLKGIRNGAVLKGAINQIDNYDELVALLEKAKENL from the coding sequence ATGAAGATATATATTGCTCCACTAGCGGGAGTTACAGATTATACATTTAGAGGAATTTTAGAAGAATATAAACCTGATCTTATGTTTACGGAGATGGTAAGTATAAATGCCTTAGAGATGGAAAATGAAAAGACATTGAATCAAATATTAAGAATAAGAGAGGGAGAGGCTGTTCAAATATTTGGAAGAGATGTTGATAAAATGGTTCATAGTGCAAAATATATAACTGAGAAGTTAGGTGTAAAACATATAGATGTGAATGCAGGTTGTCCAGTAAATAAGATAATAAAAAATGGATATGGAGCCGCTCTTTTAGAAGATCCAGATCATATAAAAAAAATCCTGTGTGAGATAAGAGCTAATATAGCTGATGATGTTGATTTATCATTAAAAACAAGAGTAGGTTATAAAGGATTAAAACAGCATAAATTGGTAGGACAAATAGCTGAAGAAGCGGGATGTAAACATATTACTATACACGGAAGAACAAGAGAACAGATGTATAGTGGAACTGCAGATTGGGAACTGATTAAAGAGGTTAAAGAAAGTGTAAATATAGAGGTTATAGGAAATGGAGATATATTTACTGCAGATGATGCCTATGAAAAAGTAAAATATTCAGGTGTGGATGGAATAATGTTGGCAAGAGGAATATGTGGAAATCCTTGGTTAATTAAGCAAATAAAAGAAAAATTTGAAACTGGAGATGTTCAAACTGTTTTAACTCCAGAGATGAGATTAGATATGGCTATCAAACATACTCTTCAAGCCAAGTTAGATAATCCTGATAAAAAATTTCTATTTGAACTAAGAAAACATCTGTGTTGGTACTTAAAAGGGATAAGAAATGGAGCTGTATTGAAAGGGGCTATAAATCAGATAGATAATTATGATGAGTTAGTAGCTCTATTAGAGAAAGCTAAGGAAAATTTATAA
- the tsaD gene encoding tRNA (adenosine(37)-N6)-threonylcarbamoyltransferase complex transferase subunit TsaD: protein MIILGIETSCDETSIAVLKDGKEVLSNNISSQIDIHKEYGGVVPEIASRHHIKNIATILEESLEEAKITMDDVDYIAVTYAPGLIGALLVGISFAKGLAYGNDIPLIPVHHIKAHIYGNFIEHNIELPCIALVVSGGHTNIVYIDENHNFINLGATLDDAVGESYDKVARVMGIGYPGGPIVDKLYYKGNKDALKIPEPKVDGYDFSFSGIKTSVINAVNKARMKGEDFKPEDLSASFQEKVVDILCKKTLKAVQDKGVKQIVIAGGVAANSLLRTELAKRAEKIGVKVNYPSMSYCTDNAAMIAAAAYYKLNYGKGEIFADLTLNGKATLDIMKD from the coding sequence ATGATAATATTAGGAATAGAAACATCTTGTGATGAAACGTCGATAGCTGTTTTAAAAGATGGTAAAGAGGTTTTATCTAATAATATCTCTTCTCAAATAGATATACATAAAGAGTATGGTGGAGTTGTTCCAGAAATAGCTTCAAGACATCATATAAAAAATATAGCTACAATATTAGAAGAGAGTTTAGAAGAAGCTAAAATAACTATGGATGATGTAGATTATATAGCTGTAACATATGCTCCAGGACTGATTGGGGCTTTACTGGTAGGAATATCTTTTGCAAAAGGATTAGCATATGGAAATGATATACCATTAATCCCAGTTCATCATATAAAAGCACATATATATGGAAACTTTATAGAACACAACATAGAGTTACCGTGTATCGCTTTAGTTGTATCTGGTGGTCATACTAATATAGTTTATATAGATGAAAATCATAATTTTATAAATTTAGGTGCAACACTAGACGATGCGGTAGGTGAAAGCTATGATAAGGTAGCTAGAGTAATGGGAATAGGATATCCTGGTGGACCTATTGTAGACAAACTTTATTATAAAGGAAATAAGGATGCTTTGAAAATACCTGAACCGAAAGTAGATGGATATGATTTTAGTTTCTCAGGAATAAAAACTTCAGTTATAAATGCTGTAAACAAAGCAAGAATGAAGGGAGAAGATTTTAAACCTGAAGACTTATCTGCGTCATTCCAAGAGAAAGTCGTAGATATTCTTTGTAAAAAAACTTTAAAAGCAGTTCAAGATAAAGGCGTTAAACAGATTGTAATAGCTGGAGGAGTTGCAGCTAACTCATTATTAAGAACAGAGCTGGCAAAAAGAGCAGAAAAAATAGGAGTGAAAGTTAACTATCCATCGATGTCATATTGTACAGATAATGCTGCAATGATAGCAGCAGCAGCTTATTACAAATTAAATTATGGAAAAGGCGAAATTTTTGCAGATTTAACTTTAAATGGAAAAGCTACATTAGATATAATGAAAGATTAA
- the pflA gene encoding pyruvate formate-lyase-activating protein has product MKKGFIHSHESFGTVDGPGIRYVVFTQGCPLRCKYCHNCDTWKKEEAKSLETPEQTFLEICKYKNFIKKGGVTVTGGDPLTQPEYVKELLKLCKKEGIHTAIDTSGYLFNDKVKEALEYADLVLLDIKSIDPIQYKELTGVDLEPTLKFAQYLKEIGKPMWVRHVVVPGITDNDELLGKLADYLKDFDNLEKVEVLPYHSLGEYKWQKIGLEYPLKGVEQLSAERFENAKNIFKSRGLSVK; this is encoded by the coding sequence ATGAAAAAGGGATTTATACACTCACACGAGAGTTTTGGAACTGTAGATGGACCAGGTATTAGATATGTAGTATTTACTCAAGGATGTCCTTTGAGATGTAAATATTGTCATAACTGTGATACTTGGAAAAAAGAGGAAGCGAAATCTCTGGAGACTCCTGAACAAACTTTCTTAGAAATCTGTAAATATAAAAACTTTATAAAAAAGGGAGGAGTTACGGTTACCGGTGGAGATCCGTTAACTCAACCCGAATATGTAAAAGAACTATTGAAACTTTGTAAGAAAGAGGGAATACACACAGCGATCGATACTTCTGGATATTTATTTAACGATAAAGTTAAAGAAGCTTTAGAATATGCAGATCTTGTATTACTAGATATAAAATCAATAGATCCTATACAATATAAAGAGTTAACTGGTGTTGACTTAGAACCTACTTTAAAATTTGCACAGTATTTAAAAGAGATTGGAAAACCGATGTGGGTAAGACACGTTGTTGTTCCAGGGATCACTGATAATGATGAATTATTAGGAAAATTAGCTGATTACTTAAAAGATTTTGATAATCTTGAAAAAGTAGAAGTTTTACCATATCACTCTTTAGGAGAGTATAAATGGCAAAAGATTGGTCTAGAGTACCCTTTAAAAGGAGTAGAGCAACTTTCAGCTGAAAGATTTGAAAATGCTAAAAACATATTCAAAAGTAGAGGTTTATCAGTTAAATAA
- the mutS gene encoding DNA mismatch repair protein MutS gives MSADTPLMAQYKEIKEQNQDSILFFRLGDFYEMFFNDAVIVSKELGLTLTSRNKEKGIEVPLAGIPYHSSAGYIGKLVAKGYKVAICEQVEDPKATKGLVKREVVRVITPGTIIDTEYLDEKSNNYLMGIVLKKDGIGLTYIDITTGEFIATEKPRTEDYIYKILGEINKVSPREVLIDEVSYPELEKELKQFAQLNKINISPCLKIKKSEEYLKEYFKVISLDSFDLNGKIIAVEAAAMVLDYVLELQKGNDIPVDKIVYTGSEDIMELNLTTQRNLDIVASTRENGVLGTLQWVLDGCKSSMGSRLLKHFLKNPSISEEIILERQNDIDFFYENVLLREEVRDRLKDIYDIERIIGKLVLGNENARDLVALKKSIINSLDIYKVLKGAPIFEIALDELVKIYNLIERSIKDEVPFSVREGGMIREGYNSDLDELHNISNNGKDTILEIENRERDRTGIKGLKIKYNKVFGYFIEITKANIHLVPDDYIRKQTLANAERYIVEDLKVYEEKVLNAKDKIENLEYLLFKEISEEIKVFRKILHELAYKIAYLDVISNFAHIATKNGYVKPEITKDGELEIIGGRHPIVEQLVGRENFIKNSIVLNDDKNLIILTGPNMSGKSTYMKQVALILIMAHMGCYVPAEYARIGIVDKIFTRIGASDDLVTGQSTFMLEMSEVANIVNSSTKNSFIILDEIGRGTSTFDGISIATAITEYIHDNIEAKTIFATHYHELTQLESKLNKSANFRIEVKEDEKEITFLREIVKGGADKSYGIEVARLAGLPKEILDRAKEMLKVLENRKMIIEKKVKKEQLILFGDFEAEVKEEPVKKVEENIVQLENEEKIVLRLLKEVELDKMTPLDAFLKLNELKRILN, from the coding sequence TTGTCAGCAGATACGCCATTAATGGCTCAATATAAAGAGATAAAAGAACAGAATCAAGATAGCATTTTATTTTTTAGATTAGGTGATTTCTATGAAATGTTCTTCAATGATGCAGTAATAGTGTCAAAGGAATTAGGATTAACGTTAACAAGTAGAAACAAAGAGAAAGGTATAGAGGTTCCCTTAGCGGGAATCCCATACCATTCATCGGCAGGGTATATAGGAAAGCTTGTAGCCAAAGGATATAAGGTAGCTATCTGTGAGCAAGTAGAAGACCCAAAAGCAACTAAGGGATTAGTAAAAAGAGAAGTGGTTAGAGTAATAACTCCAGGAACAATAATTGATACAGAATATTTAGATGAAAAAAGTAATAATTATTTAATGGGAATCGTCTTGAAAAAAGATGGTATAGGATTAACATATATAGATATAACTACGGGAGAATTTATAGCGACAGAAAAACCTAGAACCGAAGACTACATATATAAAATATTGGGCGAAATAAATAAGGTTTCTCCAAGAGAGGTTTTAATTGATGAAGTTTCATATCCTGAACTAGAAAAAGAGTTGAAGCAATTTGCTCAATTAAATAAAATAAATATTAGTCCATGTTTAAAAATAAAAAAGAGTGAAGAATATTTAAAAGAGTACTTTAAAGTGATTTCTTTAGATAGTTTTGACTTGAATGGAAAAATTATAGCTGTTGAAGCAGCTGCGATGGTGCTAGATTATGTTTTGGAGTTACAAAAAGGAAATGATATTCCAGTAGATAAAATAGTATATACTGGTAGTGAAGATATAATGGAACTGAATTTAACAACTCAAAGAAATTTAGATATTGTAGCTTCTACTAGAGAAAATGGTGTTTTAGGTACTTTACAATGGGTTTTAGATGGATGCAAGAGTTCAATGGGAAGTAGACTGTTAAAACATTTTTTGAAAAATCCATCGATTTCTGAAGAGATAATATTAGAAAGACAAAATGATATTGATTTTTTCTATGAAAATGTTCTTTTGAGAGAGGAAGTTAGAGATAGACTTAAAGATATATATGATATAGAAAGAATAATAGGTAAGTTAGTTTTAGGAAATGAAAATGCAAGAGATTTAGTGGCTTTGAAAAAATCTATTATAAATAGTTTAGATATATACAAGGTATTGAAAGGCGCTCCGATTTTTGAAATAGCTTTAGATGAATTAGTAAAAATATATAACTTGATTGAAAGATCGATAAAAGATGAGGTTCCGTTCTCTGTTAGAGAGGGAGGAATGATTAGAGAAGGTTATAATTCAGATTTAGATGAACTACATAATATTTCTAATAATGGAAAAGATACGATTTTAGAGATTGAAAATAGAGAAAGAGATAGAACGGGTATTAAAGGATTAAAAATAAAATATAATAAAGTTTTTGGTTACTTCATAGAGATTACAAAAGCTAATATTCATTTAGTACCTGATGATTATATAAGAAAGCAGACGTTAGCAAATGCAGAAAGATATATTGTAGAAGATTTGAAAGTTTATGAAGAGAAAGTGTTAAATGCGAAAGATAAGATTGAAAACTTAGAGTATTTATTATTTAAAGAGATTTCGGAAGAGATAAAAGTATTCAGAAAAATTCTTCACGAGTTAGCGTATAAGATTGCATATTTAGATGTTATTTCAAACTTTGCTCATATTGCAACTAAGAATGGATATGTTAAGCCGGAAATAACTAAAGATGGAGAGTTAGAAATTATAGGTGGAAGACATCCGATTGTTGAGCAATTAGTTGGAAGAGAAAACTTTATAAAGAACAGTATTGTTTTAAATGATGATAAGAATCTAATAATTTTAACAGGACCAAATATGTCTGGAAAATCGACATATATGAAGCAAGTAGCACTAATTTTAATTATGGCACATATGGGGTGTTATGTTCCTGCAGAATATGCTAGAATAGGGATAGTGGATAAAATATTTACAAGAATTGGAGCTAGCGACGATTTAGTAACTGGTCAATCGACGTTTATGTTAGAGATGAGTGAGGTTGCGAATATTGTAAATAGTTCAACAAAAAATTCATTTATAATTTTAGATGAGATAGGAAGAGGGACATCAACATTTGATGGAATTTCTATAGCTACGGCTATAACAGAGTATATCCACGATAATATAGAAGCAAAAACTATATTTGCAACGCATTATCATGAATTGACTCAGCTAGAATCAAAGTTAAATAAATCAGCAAACTTTAGAATCGAAGTAAAAGAGGATGAAAAAGAGATTACCTTTTTAAGAGAGATTGTAAAAGGTGGAGCAGATAAATCTTATGGAATCGAAGTTGCAAGATTAGCAGGACTTCCAAAAGAGATTTTGGATAGAGCAAAAGAGATGCTAAAAGTTTTAGAAAATAGAAAAATGATTATAGAGAAAAAAGTAAAAAAAGAGCAATTGATATTATTTGGAGATTTTGAAGCGGAAGTAAAAGAGGAACCTGTAAAAAAAGTGGAAGAAAATATTGTACAATTAGAAAATGAGGAAAAAATAGTTTTACGTCTTTTAAAAGAGGTTGAATTAGATAAAATGACACCTTTAGACGCCTTTTTAAAGTTAAATGAATTAAAACGTATCTTAAACTAG
- the pflB gene encoding formate C-acetyltransferase translates to MENLQSYWSEFKGNLWKKEINVRDFIQNNYTPYTGDEAFLAGATENTKAVWSKLTEMFKVEIAKGVYDAETRTPQAIDTYGPGYISKENESIVGLQTDAPLKRGIYPKGGLRMVENSLNAYGYEIDPITKEIFSRYRKTHNEGVFSAYTDDMKAVRKSGIVTGLPDAYGRGRIIGDYRRVALYGVDRLIEERKFELKKAESPELTEEIIRKREEITEQINALKLFVKMCASYGFDVTKPATNAKEAVQWVYFAYLAATKDQDGAAMSVGRTATFLDIFIERDLAKGLITETEAQDLIDQFIIKLRIIRFLRTPEYNELFSGDPTWVTEALGGEGVDGRTLVSKTAFRYLNTLYNLGPAPEPNLTVLWSQKSPENWKNFCAKVSIDTSAIQYENDDLMRPDLGDDYGIACCVSPMKIGKQMQFFGARVNLPKALLYVINGGRDEKSGAQVAPKFEGITSEYLDFNEVMEKYDLMLKWLAGVYINALKVIHYMHDKYSYEAFEMSLHDVDVLRTQASGIAGLSIVADSLAAIRDAKVRVIRDERGIAVDFVREGEYVAFGNNDDNTDKLAVEIMEKFMNYIRTHETYRNSKATQSILTITSNVVYGKKTGTTPCGRPAGTPFSPGANPMNGRDKRGAVAALASVAKLPFHHAEDGISYTFAITPGALGKSREERVENLVGLMDGYFTADGGQHLNVNVFDKALLEDAMANPEKYPQLTIRVSGYAVNFVRLTKEQQLDVISRTINGNM, encoded by the coding sequence ATGGAAAACTTACAATCTTACTGGTCAGAATTCAAAGGAAACTTATGGAAGAAAGAAATCAACGTTAGAGATTTCATTCAAAACAACTACACACCATACACTGGTGACGAAGCTTTCTTAGCAGGAGCTACTGAAAATACAAAAGCTGTTTGGTCAAAATTAACAGAAATGTTCAAAGTAGAAATTGCAAAAGGAGTTTACGATGCAGAAACTAGAACTCCACAAGCTATCGATACTTATGGACCTGGGTACATCTCAAAAGAAAACGAATCAATCGTTGGATTACAAACAGATGCACCATTAAAGAGAGGTATTTATCCAAAAGGTGGATTAAGAATGGTTGAAAACTCTCTTAATGCTTACGGATACGAAATCGATCCAATAACAAAAGAAATATTCTCAAGATACAGAAAAACTCATAACGAAGGAGTTTTCTCAGCTTATACAGATGATATGAAAGCTGTAAGAAAATCAGGAATCGTAACTGGATTACCAGATGCTTACGGAAGAGGAAGAATAATCGGAGACTACAGAAGAGTAGCTCTATACGGAGTAGACAGATTAATCGAAGAAAGAAAATTCGAATTAAAGAAAGCTGAATCTCCAGAATTAACTGAAGAAATAATCAGAAAAAGAGAAGAAATCACTGAGCAAATCAATGCGTTAAAATTATTCGTAAAAATGTGTGCTTCTTACGGATTCGACGTTACAAAGCCAGCTACAAATGCAAAAGAAGCTGTACAATGGGTATACTTCGCATACTTAGCAGCAACTAAAGATCAAGATGGAGCTGCAATGTCAGTTGGAAGAACTGCTACATTCTTAGATATCTTCATCGAAAGAGACTTAGCTAAAGGATTAATCACTGAAACTGAAGCTCAAGACTTAATCGACCAATTTATTATAAAATTAAGAATCATTAGATTCTTAAGAACTCCAGAGTACAACGAGTTATTCTCAGGAGATCCTACTTGGGTAACAGAAGCTTTAGGAGGAGAAGGAGTAGACGGAAGAACTTTAGTTTCTAAAACTGCGTTCAGATACTTAAATACTCTTTACAACTTAGGACCAGCTCCAGAGCCAAACTTAACAGTATTATGGTCACAAAAATCTCCAGAAAACTGGAAGAACTTCTGTGCTAAAGTTTCAATAGATACATCAGCTATCCAATACGAAAACGATGATTTAATGAGACCAGACTTAGGTGACGACTACGGAATCGCATGTTGTGTTTCTCCAATGAAAATAGGAAAGCAAATGCAATTCTTCGGAGCTAGAGTAAACTTACCAAAAGCTTTATTATATGTAATCAACGGTGGAAGAGATGAGAAGTCAGGAGCACAAGTTGCACCTAAATTCGAAGGAATCACTTCTGAGTACTTAGATTTCAATGAAGTTATGGAAAAATATGACTTAATGTTAAAATGGTTAGCAGGAGTATACATCAATGCTCTTAAAGTTATCCACTACATGCACGACAAATATTCTTACGAAGCATTCGAAATGTCACTTCATGATGTAGATGTTTTAAGAACTCAAGCATCAGGAATTGCAGGATTATCAATCGTTGCTGACTCGTTAGCAGCTATCAGAGATGCAAAAGTAAGAGTAATCAGAGATGAAAGAGGAATCGCTGTTGACTTCGTAAGAGAAGGAGAATACGTAGCATTCGGAAACAACGATGACAATACAGATAAATTAGCAGTTGAAATTATGGAGAAATTCATGAACTACATCAGAACTCATGAAACTTACAGAAATTCAAAAGCAACTCAATCTATCTTAACAATTACTTCAAACGTAGTTTACGGAAAGAAAACAGGAACTACTCCTTGTGGAAGACCAGCAGGAACTCCATTCTCTCCAGGAGCTAACCCAATGAACGGAAGAGATAAGAGAGGAGCTGTAGCAGCACTTGCTTCAGTAGCTAAGTTACCATTCCACCATGCAGAAGATGGAATTTCTTACACGTTTGCTATCACTCCAGGAGCTTTAGGAAAATCTAGAGAAGAAAGAGTAGAGAACTTAGTAGGATTAATGGATGGATACTTCACAGCTGATGGAGGACAACATTTAAATGTTAACGTGTTCGATAAGGCTTTATTAGAGGATGCAATGGCTAACCCTGAGAAGTACCCTCAATTAACAATCAGAGTTTCTGGATACGCAGTTAACTTCGTAAGATTAACAAAAGAGCAACAATTAGACGTTATTTCAAGAACAATTAACGGAAATATGTAA
- a CDS encoding 1-acyl-sn-glycerol-3-phosphate acyltransferase, which produces MLTLIKVTFVALLNFAYITIFKAGKIKKMSSEKAPLEARKVLREQLCMSLIKAAKIDLEVTYLDEKAYRKLKREDGVVVVANHESNLDIPVLVAALDLPLGFVAKKEMESWPFYSMWMKMSKCIFLDRSNPREGIKSIKKAVDIVKQGYPTVIFPEGERTLTGKMGTFKKGSFKLATETNGIILPVTIDGTFFVQSRKSIKINPNKKVRVTVGKPIDLKKMYLENGKNLSEIVQELVGNEKIVKNN; this is translated from the coding sequence ATGTTAACATTGATAAAAGTTACGTTTGTAGCGCTACTTAATTTTGCATATATAACTATATTTAAAGCTGGAAAGATAAAGAAAATGTCTAGTGAGAAAGCTCCGTTAGAAGCAAGAAAAGTTTTAAGAGAGCAACTGTGTATGAGTTTGATAAAAGCGGCAAAGATAGATTTAGAGGTTACTTATTTAGATGAAAAAGCATATAGAAAATTAAAAAGAGAAGATGGGGTTGTTGTAGTTGCAAACCATGAAAGTAACTTAGACATTCCTGTTTTAGTTGCAGCACTAGATCTTCCCTTAGGATTTGTGGCTAAAAAAGAGATGGAAAGTTGGCCATTTTATTCTATGTGGATGAAAATGAGTAAATGCATATTTTTAGATAGATCTAATCCAAGAGAAGGAATAAAAAGTATAAAGAAAGCTGTTGATATAGTTAAACAGGGATATCCAACAGTTATATTTCCAGAAGGAGAAAGAACATTAACTGGAAAAATGGGAACTTTTAAGAAAGGAAGTTTTAAATTAGCAACAGAAACTAATGGAATTATTTTACCTGTAACAATTGATGGAACTTTTTTTGTTCAAAGTAGAAAAAGTATAAAAATTAATCCAAATAAAAAGGTTCGTGTAACTGTAGGAAAACCGATAGATTTGAAGAAAATGTACTTAGAAAATGGCAAAAATCTTAGTGAGATTGTTCAAGAATTGGTAGGTAATGAGAAAATTGTAAAAAATAATTAA
- the recA gene encoding recombinase RecA, translated as MAKKSVETTDKSKALETALKQIRKDFGDGSIMKLGENQGMNIEVISTGSINLDLALGLGGVPRGRIIEVYGAESSGKTTIALHVVAQAQKLGGVAAFIDAEHALDPVYAKALGVDVDELLISQPDFGEQALEIADMLVRSGAIDVIVVDSVAALVPKAEIDGEMSDQQMGLQARLMSKALRKLTASINKSKTTMIFINQVRDKIGGFSFGPQTTTTGGKALKFYSSVRMEVKRIGSVKQGEEIIGNETVVKVTKNKVAPPFREAKFQIMYGKGISRVGEIMDMALDNDIVAKSGAWFSFGDIRLGQGKENVKARLEAEPELLAAIEEKVNQLLEKNTIVLHTSEGEGDIETEEAIEE; from the coding sequence ATGGCAAAAAAGTCAGTAGAAACAACAGATAAGTCAAAAGCATTAGAGACAGCGTTAAAGCAGATTAGAAAAGACTTTGGTGATGGTTCAATAATGAAACTAGGTGAAAACCAAGGAATGAACATTGAAGTAATTTCAACGGGAAGTATAAACTTGGATTTAGCTCTTGGATTAGGAGGAGTACCTAGAGGTAGAATAATTGAGGTTTATGGAGCTGAAAGTTCAGGTAAAACTACAATAGCATTACATGTTGTGGCTCAAGCTCAAAAGCTTGGAGGAGTAGCAGCATTTATAGATGCTGAGCATGCATTGGATCCAGTTTATGCAAAAGCTTTAGGTGTAGATGTAGACGAGTTATTAATCTCTCAACCAGATTTTGGAGAACAAGCGTTAGAGATTGCGGATATGTTAGTTAGATCGGGAGCTATAGATGTTATAGTAGTCGATTCAGTAGCGGCATTAGTTCCAAAAGCTGAGATAGATGGTGAGATGTCAGATCAACAAATGGGACTTCAAGCAAGATTAATGTCGAAAGCTTTAAGAAAGTTAACAGCGTCAATAAATAAATCAAAAACAACTATGATATTTATAAACCAAGTTAGAGATAAGATTGGTGGATTCAGTTTTGGACCTCAAACAACTACAACAGGTGGAAAAGCTTTAAAGTTCTACTCTTCAGTTAGAATGGAAGTAAAGAGAATTGGAAGTGTAAAACAAGGAGAAGAAATCATAGGAAATGAAACAGTTGTAAAAGTTACTAAGAATAAAGTAGCGCCTCCATTTAGAGAAGCTAAATTCCAAATTATGTATGGAAAAGGAATATCTAGAGTTGGGGAGATAATGGATATGGCTTTAGATAATGATATCGTAGCAAAATCAGGAGCATGGTTTAGTTTTGGAGATATCAGATTAGGGCAAGGTAAAGAAAATGTAAAAGCTAGATTAGAAGCTGAACCAGAATTATTAGCAGCTATTGAGGAAAAAGTAAATCAACTTTTAGAGAAGAACACTATTGTACTTCATACATCAGAAGGAGAGGGCGATATTGAAACTGAAGAGGCTATTGAAGAATAA